Proteins from a genomic interval of Nostoc sp. TCL240-02:
- a CDS encoding Ig-like domain-containing protein, with amino-acid sequence MKPRLHHTTIFNLKLMGVMPIALSLVLYPAIVKAESTNENLFLTDLPSQADKGVGDPEFSRDLENLSPKTGEALNSPPSLQEKEARGLVFPNNLKNQDEDQADRNKVAEKSMDSSSLHLLGSSDKQFLPLELPSTNTSIPDVQPSETEIQVFQPATSVDLPRGLDKLAVIKNEGRKDTKIELSTSPTEIQVFQPATSVQLPRGLRKIAGVTEENQKIPPTSPVSTGIKFLMPTANNIVDVPATTVIVQFPVGSTVELRSNGVLVDPSSIGRTESDANTNLVKQTWYGVSLKEGNNTISAQVVGGTEPPVTVQVVVRGAPQKLTLETVESRIPADGRSTATIKGQLIDASGNRSNRDAVITLVPTAGEFVGKDFKPDQPGFQVEAKAGQFTARLRSQLKAETVTIRAIANNLEAFTQLQFETSLRPSLVTGVIDLRLGAKGTDYYGSFRDFLPPDKDNRTQLDFHSAIFATGAIGEWLFTGAYNSSRNLNEDCNCDNRLFRTYQSSEQNYPVYGDSSKVDVVAPSIDSVYLRLERSTGIPGVDPDYAMWGDYNTEEFARRSQQFTSITRQLHGFKANYNLGNLQITGLYGNHLEAFQRDTIAPDGTSGYYFLSRRILQPGSENVFIELEELNRPGTVLERKQLNRGPDYEIDYDRGTLLFREPMLRTDIDQTGQVLVRRIVVSYQYDSEDSDSNIYAGRLQYNLSRKLNQESWIGATYVQESQGVRDFQLYGADALISLGNQGRLIAEYAHSTNDSDVVGKVSGEAYRLEAEGQITNGIQGRAYYRFADTGFANNATISFVPGQTRYGAQVTAKLSSTTNVRAQYDHEDNFGIAPQPLDTFEELFAPRYESIPGSKVDNSLTTISAGIQQRLGSAIIDLDWIHRHREDRIPDSALSGTSDQLRSRFTVPIAKNLTFQAQNEISLSSQKDSVYPDRTIFGLNWAAIPGVNISLAQQFYTSGQYSGNSITSLSVNGEHKLGSDTTLTGRYSILGGANEMTTQGAIGLNNRWTIASGLRLNVAYEHVFGNFFGRTAAGQQYAQPFAFGQSASAIGFDGGDSYSVGLEYSDNPQFQASARYEHRSSSGGSNTVITAGAAGKISPALTALVRYQQAGSSNQKLSGLGDTATLKLGLAYRDPNSDKFNALLRYEYRKNPSTIPDTILLGSGTGSEDHTFALEAIYAPNWQWEFYGKYALRNSTSYIASDLAGTSTVNLGQLRATYRLGYSWDLVGEARVISQSSYSETGFVLETGYYLTPNLRVSAGYVFGKVDDRDFSGTRSAGGAYLGVSVKLNELFDGFGQQKPVPRQPQESAMKTLVGKLKAATSGMQKREI; translated from the coding sequence ATGAAACCCAGACTGCACCATACAACTATTTTCAACCTGAAGCTGATGGGGGTAATGCCGATAGCTCTGAGTCTTGTTTTGTATCCTGCCATAGTTAAGGCAGAATCTACAAATGAAAATCTTTTTTTAACCGATTTGCCTTCACAAGCAGACAAGGGTGTCGGAGATCCTGAATTTTCAAGGGATCTAGAAAACCTCTCTCCTAAGACGGGAGAGGCTTTGAATTCTCCCCCGTCCTTACAAGAGAAGGAGGCTAGAGGTTTGGTTTTTCCAAATAATCTAAAAAACCAGGATGAGGATCAAGCGGATCGGAATAAAGTTGCTGAAAAAAGCATGGATTCAAGTTCTCTCCATCTTTTGGGAAGTTCTGACAAGCAATTTCTACCTCTTGAACTTCCTTCAACTAATACTTCAATTCCAGATGTTCAGCCAAGTGAAACGGAAATACAAGTATTTCAACCAGCAACTTCTGTTGATTTGCCCAGAGGCTTAGACAAACTAGCAGTCATCAAGAATGAAGGACGCAAAGACACAAAAATAGAGCTTTCAACTTCTCCAACGGAAATACAAGTATTTCAACCAGCAACTTCTGTTCAATTGCCCAGAGGCTTACGCAAAATAGCTGGAGTAACTGAGGAAAATCAGAAAATTCCCCCCACTTCCCCCGTCTCCACAGGAATAAAATTCCTGATGCCAACGGCTAACAACATTGTGGATGTTCCTGCTACCACAGTGATTGTGCAATTCCCTGTCGGAAGCACAGTAGAATTACGGTCTAATGGTGTATTAGTAGATCCTTCCTCAATTGGACGAACAGAAAGCGATGCCAATACTAATTTAGTAAAGCAGACATGGTATGGTGTCTCGTTAAAAGAAGGTAATAACACCATCTCTGCACAAGTAGTAGGAGGGACAGAACCCCCTGTAACGGTGCAAGTCGTAGTCCGGGGAGCGCCACAGAAACTAACCTTAGAAACTGTTGAGTCTCGTATCCCGGCGGATGGACGTTCTACAGCGACAATCAAGGGTCAACTGATCGATGCAAGTGGTAATCGCTCCAACCGTGATGCTGTTATCACTTTAGTACCTACTGCTGGGGAGTTTGTTGGAAAAGACTTCAAACCAGATCAACCCGGATTTCAAGTAGAGGCGAAAGCGGGGCAATTTACAGCTAGGTTGCGATCGCAGCTAAAAGCAGAAACTGTCACAATTCGCGCCATAGCTAATAATTTAGAAGCCTTTACTCAACTACAATTTGAAACCTCACTGCGTCCGAGTTTGGTAACAGGTGTAATAGATTTACGTTTGGGTGCTAAAGGTACAGATTATTACGGTAGCTTCCGCGATTTTCTCCCGCCTGACAAAGATAACAGAACGCAATTAGATTTCCATTCCGCGATATTTGCCACTGGTGCGATCGGAGAATGGTTGTTTACAGGCGCATATAACAGTTCTCGTAATCTCAATGAAGATTGCAACTGTGATAATCGCCTGTTTAGAACTTACCAATCCAGCGAGCAAAATTATCCTGTCTATGGCGATAGCTCGAAAGTTGATGTTGTAGCTCCTTCCATTGACAGCGTATATCTGCGTCTTGAGCGTTCAACTGGTATCCCTGGAGTCGATCCTGATTATGCCATGTGGGGTGACTACAACACAGAAGAATTTGCTCGGCGATCGCAGCAATTTACTTCCATCACCCGACAACTCCACGGTTTTAAAGCTAATTACAACCTAGGAAACCTACAAATAACAGGTTTATATGGCAACCACTTAGAAGCATTCCAACGAGATACCATTGCTCCTGATGGTACTAGCGGTTATTACTTCCTCTCTCGCAGAATACTACAACCAGGTAGTGAAAATGTCTTTATTGAGTTAGAAGAACTCAATCGTCCTGGGACTGTACTAGAACGGAAACAGCTTAACCGTGGGCCAGACTATGAAATCGACTACGATCGCGGTACTTTATTATTCCGCGAACCCATGCTTCGTACCGATATCGATCAAACCGGACAAGTATTGGTACGCCGGATTGTTGTTAGCTATCAATATGACAGCGAAGACTCTGATAGCAATATCTATGCTGGTCGTTTGCAATATAACCTTTCCCGCAAACTTAACCAGGAAAGTTGGATAGGAGCAACTTATGTCCAAGAAAGTCAGGGAGTACGTGACTTTCAACTCTATGGTGCAGATGCGCTAATTTCTTTGGGTAATCAAGGTAGGTTAATTGCAGAATATGCCCATTCCACTAATGATTCTGATGTTGTAGGAAAGGTTAGTGGTGAAGCATACCGATTGGAAGCTGAGGGACAAATTACTAACGGGATTCAAGGTCGTGCCTATTATCGCTTTGCCGATACAGGTTTTGCTAATAATGCCACTATCAGCTTTGTCCCAGGACAAACCCGTTATGGAGCGCAGGTTACAGCTAAACTTAGTTCAACCACTAACGTCAGGGCGCAGTACGACCACGAAGACAATTTTGGCATTGCTCCCCAACCCTTAGATACCTTTGAAGAACTGTTTGCACCCCGTTATGAGTCGATACCTGGTAGTAAGGTTGATAATTCCTTAACGACGATTTCCGCCGGCATTCAACAACGTTTGGGTAGCGCCATTATTGATTTGGATTGGATTCATCGCCATCGGGAAGACCGCATTCCCGACAGTGCCCTCAGTGGTACTTCCGATCAATTGCGATCGCGTTTTACAGTTCCTATTGCTAAAAATCTGACTTTTCAAGCCCAAAATGAAATCAGTTTATCTTCCCAAAAAGATAGTGTTTACCCAGACCGTACCATCTTCGGGCTGAATTGGGCAGCAATTCCTGGTGTCAATATCAGTCTGGCGCAACAGTTTTACACTAGTGGTCAATATTCGGGTAATTCCATCACCAGCTTGAGTGTCAATGGTGAACACAAACTCGGATCGGATACTACCTTGACTGGTCGTTACTCAATTTTGGGTGGTGCAAATGAAATGACTACCCAAGGGGCGATTGGTCTAAATAACCGTTGGACTATTGCTTCGGGATTGCGGCTGAATGTTGCTTACGAACACGTATTTGGTAACTTCTTCGGACGGACTGCGGCAGGTCAACAATATGCTCAACCCTTCGCCTTTGGTCAGTCAGCATCTGCGATCGGATTTGATGGTGGCGATAGCTACAGCGTGGGGCTGGAATACAGCGATAATCCCCAGTTTCAAGCCAGTGCCCGTTACGAACATCGTTCTTCTTCTGGTGGTAGTAATACAGTAATTACCGCAGGTGCTGCGGGTAAAATTTCTCCGGCTCTCACAGCGTTGGTACGTTATCAACAAGCTGGTTCATCCAATCAAAAGCTTTCGGGATTGGGGGATACAGCTACTTTAAAGTTGGGACTAGCTTATCGCGATCCCAATAGCGATAAATTTAATGCCTTATTGCGTTATGAATATCGCAAAAATCCATCAACTATCCCTGACACCATCCTCTTAGGTAGTGGTACGGGTTCCGAAGACCATACTTTTGCTTTAGAAGCTATTTATGCTCCTAATTGGCAATGGGAATTTTATGGTAAGTATGCTTTGCGTAACAGCACTTCTTACATAGCCAGCGATTTAGCTGGTACTAGCACAGTAAATTTGGGGCAATTACGCGCTACTTATCGTTTGGGATATAGCTGGGATTTGGTGGGTGAGGCTCGTGTAATTAGTCAGTCTAGCTACAGCGAAACAGGCTTTGTTCTAGAAACAGGCTATTACCTCACGCCTAACCTACGTGTTTCTGCTGGATATGTGTTTGGTAAAGTTGACGACCGAGATTTCTCAGGAACACGTTCCGCAGGCGGCGCATATTTGGGTGTCAGCGTCAAACTCAACGAATTATTTGATGGCTTTGGACAGCAAAAACCAGTGCCACGTCAGCCACAAGAATCTGCAATGAAAACTTTGGTAGGTAAGCTCAAAGCTGCAACGAGTGGGATGCAAAAGCGTGAAATATAA
- the miaB gene encoding tRNA (N6-isopentenyl adenosine(37)-C2)-methylthiotransferase MiaB, producing MTTSKRHYHITTFGCQMNKADSERMAGVLEDMGFEWSEDPNNADVILYNTCTIRDNAEQKVYSYLGRQAKRKHEQPDLTLIVAGCVAQQEGEALLRRVPELDLVMGPQHANRLKDLLESVFDGNQVVATESVHIIEDITQPRRDSKVTAWVNVIYGCNERCTYCVVPNVRGIEQSRTPSAIRAEMEELGRQGYKEITLLGQNIDAYGRDLPGTTAEGRHLHNFTDLLYYVHDVPGIERLRFATSHPRYFTERLIKACAELPKVCKHFHIPFQSGDNELLKAMARGYTHEKYRRIIDTIRRYMPDASISADAIVGFPGETEAQFENTLKLVEDIGFDMLNTAAYSPRPGTPAALWDNQLSEEIKSDRLQRLNHLGNLKVAERSQRYFGRIEEVLVEDQNPKDQTQVMGRTDGNRLTFFSGDIKELKGQLVKVKITEVRPFSLTGEPVEVRQAIPV from the coding sequence ATGACCACTTCTAAACGCCACTACCACATCACTACCTTCGGTTGTCAGATGAATAAAGCTGACTCAGAGCGCATGGCTGGCGTTTTGGAAGACATGGGCTTTGAATGGTCAGAAGATCCGAATAATGCAGATGTAATTCTCTACAATACCTGCACAATTCGGGATAATGCCGAGCAAAAGGTATATTCCTACCTTGGCAGACAGGCGAAGCGTAAACATGAGCAGCCAGATTTAACTCTCATCGTTGCTGGTTGTGTTGCCCAGCAAGAAGGTGAAGCGCTATTGCGACGAGTCCCAGAATTAGACTTGGTAATGGGGCCACAACACGCCAATCGCCTCAAAGATTTGCTGGAGTCGGTGTTTGACGGCAATCAAGTTGTCGCAACCGAGTCGGTTCATATTATTGAAGATATCACCCAGCCGCGACGGGATAGTAAAGTCACAGCTTGGGTAAATGTAATTTACGGCTGTAACGAACGCTGCACCTATTGCGTGGTTCCTAATGTGCGAGGTATTGAACAATCGCGCACACCGTCAGCTATCCGGGCTGAAATGGAAGAATTAGGACGGCAAGGTTACAAAGAAATTACTCTACTCGGTCAAAATATTGACGCTTACGGTAGAGATTTGCCAGGAACAACAGCAGAAGGTCGGCATCTGCACAACTTCACAGATTTACTTTATTACGTCCATGATGTGCCGGGGATTGAAAGGTTAAGATTTGCTACTAGCCATCCCCGTTATTTTACCGAAAGATTAATTAAGGCTTGTGCTGAGTTGCCCAAAGTCTGCAAACACTTCCACATTCCCTTTCAATCTGGGGATAATGAACTTTTAAAGGCGATGGCGCGGGGTTATACCCATGAAAAATATCGCCGGATCATCGATACCATTCGGCGGTATATGCCAGATGCTTCCATTAGTGCTGATGCAATTGTCGGTTTTCCTGGGGAGACAGAAGCACAGTTTGAAAATACCTTGAAACTGGTGGAAGATATTGGCTTTGATATGTTGAATACAGCAGCATATTCGCCGCGTCCAGGGACACCTGCCGCATTGTGGGACAATCAACTAAGTGAAGAAATTAAAAGCGATCGCCTCCAACGGCTCAATCATTTAGGAAACTTGAAAGTAGCAGAGCGATCACAACGTTACTTTGGACGCATTGAAGAAGTTTTAGTAGAAGACCAAAATCCTAAAGATCAAACCCAGGTGATGGGACGCACTGATGGTAATCGTCTGACATTCTTCAGTGGTGACATCAAAGAATTGAAAGGGCAGTTAGTGAAGGTAAAAATTACCGAAGTTCGCCCTTTTAGCTTGACGGGTGAACCAGTTGAAGTGAGACAAGCCATACCAGTTTGA
- a CDS encoding Uma2 family endonuclease, which produces MQLQEKRHYSPTEYLELEVISEYRHEYIDGQIIPMTGGTPNHNQIALNLSATLNFALKRQPYRVFVADQRLWIPKKQIHTYPDVMVVAGSLEFSEGRKDTITNPLMICEVLSKFTRSYDLDEKFAAYRIIPSFQEYVLIDQYKNHVEQYSKTDENKWIFSEYEEESNILTLSSIQFQIPLSDIYDKVDFEAKE; this is translated from the coding sequence ATGCAATTACAAGAAAAACGCCATTATTCTCCCACAGAATACCTAGAACTAGAAGTCATTTCCGAGTATCGTCATGAATATATAGATGGTCAAATTATACCCATGACAGGTGGAACACCAAATCACAACCAAATAGCTCTTAATCTGAGTGCAACACTCAATTTTGCTTTGAAGCGGCAACCTTATCGAGTATTCGTCGCCGATCAACGTCTATGGATTCCCAAAAAGCAAATTCATACATATCCTGATGTAATGGTTGTTGCAGGCTCATTAGAGTTTTCTGAGGGACGTAAAGATACAATTACTAATCCCTTAATGATTTGTGAAGTGTTATCCAAATTTACCAGAAGCTATGACCTAGATGAAAAATTTGCGGCTTATCGTATCATTCCCAGTTTTCAGGAATATGTTCTGATCGATCAATACAAAAATCATGTAGAACAGTATTCTAAAACTGACGAAAATAAATGGATTTTCTCAGAGTATGAAGAAGAGAGTAATATCTTAACACTATCCTCTATTCAATTTCAAATCCCTCTATCAGATATTTATGATAAAGTTGACTTTGAGGCTAAAGAATAA
- a CDS encoding carotenoid oxygenase family protein — protein MHTISKKSIIKAWAGAIPSLRDATPTVSFPAERCANANAKPAKEFPSTQLPIISGKIPDGLCGTLYRNGPARLERGGDRMGHWFDGDGAILAVNFTDGVAMGVYRYVQTSGYQEEAAAGKLLYGNYGMTAPGPIWNQWRKPLKNAANTSVLALPDKLLALWEGGKPHALNLQTLETLGEDDLGGLTKGLNYSAHCKRDKQTGEIFNFGISPGQKATLNIYKSDSTGRIIQQAAYQLDGIALVHDFVLAGQYLVFFIPPVRLNILPLLIGINNYSNSLEWQPKLGTQILVIDRETLSVVSRGETEPWFQWHFSNGYVDASGSVIVDVARYEDFQTNQYLKEVATGETHTPAKSTLTRVHLHPQTGKVTSIHQLLNEHCEFPTVPQQNVGQASRYTYMSKSRSGTDISQELLNAIARFDNKTETLTEADFGENRYPSEPIHAQSTQNPEQSWLLTVVYDGNYHSSEVWVFDSDRLDAEPVCKLGLPSVIPHSFHGTWNPA, from the coding sequence ATGCATACCATTAGCAAAAAGTCAATCATAAAAGCTTGGGCAGGTGCAATACCTTCTCTACGAGACGCTACGCCAACGGTGAGCTTTCCTGCGGAACGCTGCGCGAACGCTAATGCAAAACCAGCAAAAGAATTTCCCTCTACGCAACTACCAATTATCTCTGGCAAAATTCCAGATGGTTTGTGTGGCACTCTTTACCGCAATGGCCCCGCACGACTAGAACGCGGTGGCGATCGCATGGGACACTGGTTTGATGGAGATGGGGCAATTCTGGCTGTAAATTTTACCGATGGAGTTGCAATGGGGGTTTATCGCTACGTGCAAACCTCTGGCTATCAAGAAGAAGCCGCAGCAGGTAAACTACTCTACGGCAATTATGGGATGACTGCACCAGGGCCAATTTGGAATCAATGGCGAAAGCCTCTCAAGAATGCTGCCAACACCTCAGTGCTAGCACTTCCAGATAAACTTTTGGCATTATGGGAAGGTGGTAAACCCCACGCCCTCAATTTACAAACTTTAGAAACTTTGGGCGAAGATGACTTAGGAGGATTAACAAAAGGATTAAACTATTCCGCGCATTGTAAGCGTGATAAGCAAACAGGTGAAATTTTTAACTTTGGCATCAGCCCTGGACAAAAGGCGACGCTGAATATTTACAAAAGCGATTCCACTGGACGGATTATCCAACAAGCCGCATACCAGCTAGATGGTATAGCATTGGTGCATGATTTTGTTTTAGCAGGACAGTATCTTGTATTTTTCATTCCGCCAGTGCGCTTGAATATCTTACCCCTGCTAATAGGGATAAACAACTATAGTAATTCGCTAGAGTGGCAACCTAAATTAGGAACTCAGATTTTAGTTATTGATCGGGAAACTCTATCTGTAGTCAGTCGTGGAGAAACCGAACCTTGGTTTCAATGGCATTTTTCTAATGGTTATGTAGATGCTAGTGGTTCAGTAATTGTGGATGTTGCCCGTTATGAAGATTTTCAAACTAACCAATATCTCAAAGAAGTAGCAACAGGTGAGACTCACACCCCAGCTAAAAGTACACTAACGCGAGTTCATTTGCATCCCCAAACTGGCAAAGTTACGTCAATTCATCAACTATTAAACGAACATTGTGAATTTCCGACTGTACCACAGCAAAACGTGGGACAAGCTTCGCGGTACACATATATGTCAAAATCCCGTTCAGGAACAGATATTAGCCAAGAATTATTAAATGCGATCGCCCGCTTCGACAACAAAACCGAAACCCTCACCGAAGCAGACTTTGGAGAAAATCGTTATCCCTCAGAACCCATCCACGCCCAATCCACCCAAAACCCTGAGCAAAGTTGGTTGCTAACTGTCGTCTACGATGGTAATTATCATAGTAGCGAAGTTTGGGTATTTGATAGTGATCGCCTGGATGCCGAACCCGTTTGCAAACTGGGATTACCCAGCGTCATCCCTCACAGCTTCCATGGCACTTGGAACCCAGCCTAA
- a CDS encoding globin domain-containing protein — MVSQQTIDIVKSTAPILKKNGQQITTRMYEIMFQNHPEVREQFNLAAQADGSQPARLATAVYSYANQIDNLAVLKSMVEKIAHRHVQTHVTPEQYPIVGESLLQAMKDVLGEAATDEVMAAWTEAYQALSEVFIHREHDIYVGEEKKPQLLHS; from the coding sequence ATGGTTAGCCAACAAACAATAGATATCGTCAAATCTACAGCACCTATTTTGAAAAAGAACGGTCAGCAAATCACAACTCGGATGTATGAAATTATGTTTCAAAACCATCCAGAGGTGAGAGAACAGTTTAATCTGGCGGCTCAAGCAGATGGTTCTCAGCCTGCGAGATTAGCTACAGCAGTTTATAGCTATGCTAACCAAATTGATAATTTGGCTGTTTTAAAGTCAATGGTTGAAAAAATTGCCCATCGTCATGTGCAGACTCATGTTACACCAGAGCAATATCCTATTGTTGGGGAAAGTTTACTGCAAGCTATGAAAGATGTTTTGGGAGAAGCTGCTACAGACGAAGTGATGGCTGCTTGGACTGAAGCTTATCAGGCATTGTCTGAAGTGTTCATTCACAGAGAACATGATATATATGTGGGTGAAGAGAAAAAACCACAGCTTTTGCATTCATAA
- a CDS encoding glutathione S-transferase family protein, with protein sequence MAQIKVYSAVVCPYAHRTRLVLQEKGIDFDLIEIDLQNKPEGFTKVSPYGKVPALTHGDNRVWESAVINEYLDEVFPNPPLLPSSPIAKAQARIWIDFANTRFVPAFSTLLRSSDPQKQEEAKQELYKHLEFVENEGLAKLSGEGPYWFGESISLVDFTYFPWFERWAALKQYRGFGIPEEFTRLRQWKHALKEHESVKAIANSKEFYIERYAKFAAPTLAAV encoded by the coding sequence ATGGCCCAAATCAAAGTATACAGTGCAGTTGTTTGTCCTTATGCTCACCGTACCCGCTTAGTACTCCAAGAGAAGGGCATCGACTTCGATTTGATTGAGATTGATTTGCAGAATAAGCCTGAAGGGTTTACCAAAGTTTCCCCCTATGGGAAAGTGCCTGCACTAACTCATGGCGATAACCGAGTTTGGGAATCAGCAGTAATTAACGAGTATCTTGATGAGGTATTTCCTAATCCACCACTGTTACCCAGCAGCCCCATTGCAAAGGCACAGGCTCGTATTTGGATCGATTTTGCTAACACCAGGTTTGTCCCCGCTTTTTCTACCCTACTGCGGAGTTCAGATCCCCAAAAACAAGAAGAAGCTAAACAGGAACTATACAAACACCTGGAATTCGTTGAAAACGAAGGTTTGGCAAAGCTTTCTGGGGAAGGCCCTTACTGGTTTGGTGAATCTATCAGTTTGGTCGATTTCACCTATTTCCCCTGGTTTGAGCGATGGGCTGCACTAAAGCAGTATCGTGGTTTTGGGATACCAGAAGAGTTTACCCGTCTACGCCAGTGGAAACATGCTTTGAAAGAGCATGAATCTGTGAAAGCGATCGCTAACTCTAAGGAATTCTACATTGAGCGATATGCTAAATTCGCTGCGCCTACTCTCGCTGCTGTTTAA
- a CDS encoding aryl-sulfate sulfotransferase, whose translation MTFTATLIDQNTIRRRGTGLRAYNPEKAFKGYTLFTPLTGQGEVYLLNLEGKVVHQWNLPYPPGLYGYLLPNGNLFYNGKTPPEEPLRFALWAAFKSGVVLEADPKGNIIWEYKHPDHHHDGRRLANGNTILLAIEKIPQSLVPRIKGGVPGTEPDGDIYADVLYEVTPGGEIVWTWHAHEHLDPDIFTITPQDHRHEWTHGNTVGELADGNIIVSFRNISTVVIVDRKTGEIIWTLGDDVLAQQHFPNELANGNIVIFDNGAHRRNVALNFSRVIEVNRQTKEIVWEYTDNPPQNFFSAYISGAQRLGNGNTLITEGAYGRIFEVTVAGEIVWEYINPHFATRNIPGEKSPVTRGEQNTVFRAFRYAPEEIPWL comes from the coding sequence ATGACTTTTACAGCAACATTAATTGACCAGAATACTATTCGTCGTCGGGGTACTGGTTTAAGGGCTTACAATCCCGAAAAAGCATTTAAAGGATACACACTTTTCACGCCTCTGACAGGTCAAGGTGAAGTCTACCTTCTAAACTTAGAAGGAAAAGTAGTACACCAGTGGAATCTGCCATATCCACCAGGGTTATACGGTTATCTCTTGCCCAATGGCAACCTTTTTTATAACGGTAAGACTCCGCCAGAAGAACCACTACGTTTTGCTTTGTGGGCTGCATTCAAAAGTGGCGTTGTTTTAGAAGCAGATCCCAAAGGAAATATTATCTGGGAATATAAGCATCCAGATCATCATCACGATGGACGCAGACTTGCCAATGGCAACACAATTCTACTCGCCATTGAAAAGATACCTCAGTCTTTGGTTCCCCGGATCAAAGGTGGCGTACCAGGTACAGAACCAGATGGTGATATCTATGCTGATGTGCTTTATGAGGTGACTCCAGGAGGTGAAATTGTTTGGACTTGGCACGCCCACGAACACCTCGACCCAGATATATTTACGATTACACCCCAAGATCATCGACACGAGTGGACTCATGGGAATACTGTGGGTGAACTCGCTGATGGCAACATTATAGTGAGCTTTCGCAATATCTCTACAGTTGTCATTGTCGATCGCAAAACCGGAGAAATTATTTGGACGTTGGGTGATGACGTGCTGGCACAGCAGCACTTCCCAAACGAGCTAGCTAACGGTAATATCGTGATTTTCGACAATGGCGCACATCGCCGTAACGTCGCTCTCAATTTCTCCCGTGTGATTGAGGTAAACCGTCAAACGAAAGAGATAGTTTGGGAATACACCGACAACCCGCCCCAAAATTTCTTCAGTGCATACATATCAGGAGCGCAACGTTTAGGAAATGGTAATACCTTGATTACAGAAGGTGCTTACGGCCGGATATTCGAGGTGACAGTTGCAGGAGAGATTGTTTGGGAATACATCAACCCCCACTTTGCAACTCGCAATATTCCAGGTGAAAAGTCGCCCGTAACTCGTGGAGAGCAAAATACAGTTTTCCGCGCCTTCCGTTATGCACCTGAAGAGATCCCTTGGCTTTAG
- a CDS encoding NADP(H)-dependent aldo-keto reductase produces the protein MKYNQLGKSDLKVSEICLGTMTYGQQNTIEEAHAQLDYSIAHGVNFIDAAEMYPVPTSAETYGLTETYIGEWLKRQQREQLIIATKIAGPGRGFKWLRGGAKAIDRDNIKQAVDDSLKRLQTDYIDLYQIHWPDRYVPRFGQTVFDPTQVGETVPIAEQLAVFADVIKAGKIRYIGLSNETPWGVAQFSNASKQLGLPKVVSIQNAYNLLNRVFDGALAEAVYHEEIGLLAYSPLAFGFLTGKYLNGKPEKARVSLFENFGQRYLKPKVTEAVAAYVEIAKRYQLSPAHLALAFVRSRWFVPSTIIGATTLEQLKENLESVDVVLSKDILEELDIVHAQSPNPAP, from the coding sequence ATGAAGTATAACCAGCTTGGTAAGAGTGACTTAAAAGTTTCTGAAATTTGTTTGGGCACTATGACTTATGGACAGCAAAATACTATTGAAGAAGCCCATGCTCAGTTAGATTATTCTATTGCCCATGGAGTCAATTTTATTGATGCGGCGGAAATGTACCCAGTTCCAACAAGTGCCGAAACTTATGGATTAACTGAAACTTACATTGGGGAATGGTTAAAGCGTCAACAAAGAGAACAACTGATTATAGCTACTAAAATTGCTGGTCCCGGTCGTGGCTTTAAATGGTTACGTGGTGGAGCTAAAGCAATTGACCGTGATAATATCAAACAAGCTGTAGATGATAGTTTAAAAAGATTACAAACAGATTATATTGATCTCTACCAAATCCACTGGCCCGATCGCTATGTACCAAGGTTTGGGCAAACGGTATTCGATCCGACTCAGGTAGGAGAAACAGTTCCCATCGCTGAACAGCTAGCAGTTTTTGCCGATGTAATTAAGGCAGGAAAAATTCGCTATATCGGTTTGAGCAATGAAACTCCTTGGGGAGTGGCACAATTTAGTAACGCTTCTAAACAATTAGGTTTACCCAAAGTTGTTTCAATTCAAAATGCCTATAACTTGCTGAATCGAGTATTTGATGGAGCCTTAGCAGAAGCAGTTTATCATGAAGAAATTGGGTTACTGGCTTATAGTCCTTTAGCATTTGGCTTCTTGACCGGCAAATATCTAAATGGCAAACCAGAGAAAGCAAGAGTTAGTTTGTTTGAAAATTTTGGTCAGCGCTACTTAAAACCAAAAGTGACCGAAGCTGTAGCAGCTTACGTGGAAATTGCCAAGCGCTATCAACTAAGTCCAGCGCATTTGGCTTTGGCATTCGTGCGGAGTCGTTGGTTTGTCCCTAGCACAATTATTGGTGCTACGACACTAGAACAACTTAAAGAGAATTTGGAAAGTGTGGATGTAGTTCTCAGTAAAGACATTTTGGAAGAGTTGGATATAGTTCATGCTCAGTCACCAAACCCAGCACCATAA